A region of Vitis vinifera cultivar Pinot Noir 40024 chromosome 15, ASM3070453v1 DNA encodes the following proteins:
- the LOC100244733 gene encoding AT-hook motif nuclear-localized protein 23 has translation MAGFPNGSPSSSPFHLHLHQPQLNNLPEPPEPEKNEWNTAQFPCDGDVLARRPRGRPPGSKNKPKPPVVISRESTNTLRAHILEVGHGCDVFHSVAEYTEKRRCGICILSGSGMVTDVSLRQPAAAGGAVAFLQGRFEILSLSGSFLPRPAPPGATSLTVFLAGSQGQVVGGSVVGGLTACGPVVVIAASFTDVAYDRVGVDGEEGLLMQPPEDESGGGCGLPLYNFPGINNLMGGLVGMPDPNPN, from the coding sequence ATGGCTGGTTTCCCCAATGGCTCACCTTCATCATCTCCCTTTCATCTTCACCTTCACCAGCCTCAGCTCAACAACCTTCCGGAACCGCCTGAGCCTGAAAAAAATGAGTGGAACACGGCTCAGTTTCCCTGTGACGGAGATGTGCTCGCTCGCCGTCCTCGAGGTCGACCACCTGGGTCCAAGAACAAGCCTAAGCCACCGGTGGTGATTTCAAGAGAGAGTACAAACACGCTTAGGGCACATATATTGGAGGTTGGTCATGGCTGCGATGTGTTCCACTCAGTGGCGGAGTACACGGAGAAGCGCCGCTGTGGGATCTGTATATTAAGCGGAAGCGGCATGGTCACCGACGTGAGTTTGAGACAGCCGGCGGCGGCTGGGGGTGCAGTGGCTTTTCTGCAGGGGCGGTTCGAGATACTGTCCCTGTCTGGATCGTTTCTGCCGCGGCCAGCGCCCCCCGGTGCAACTAGCCTGACTGTATTTCTGGCCGGCAGCCAGGGACAGGTTGTCGGAGGGAGCGTGGTGGGGGGTTTGACTGCATGTGGGCCGGTGGTTGTCATTGCGGCTTCCTTTACGGACGTGGCTTATGATAGGGTGGGCGTGGATGGAGAGGAGGGGCTCCTGATGCAGCCACCGGAAGATGAGAGTGGCGGTGGTTGTGGTCTTCCCTTGTACAATTTTCCTGGAATCAATAATTTGATGGGAGGCTTAGTTGGGATGCCTGATCCTAATCCTAATTGA
- the LOC100249861 gene encoding heavy metal-associated isoprenylated plant protein 4, whose amino-acid sequence MAKEEKIKEEKVDAVTTAVYKVNLHCRQCAREIQKPLLRAQGIHKVDADIEAGEIRVKGLIHTKKIQERIEKLSKKKVEIVSPQAKIKDSVATEKTVKVNTKEIVRTTTIKVHMHCEKCEHDLRRKLLRRTDIYSVKTDMKAQKLTVEGTVESDKLIGYIRKKVHKHAEIIAPKPEKEEEKKEDVKVEQISITTTQTVEFMEDKSTKVDNVPYFIHCAYDPELFSDENPNACCIL is encoded by the exons ATGGCTAAAGAGGAGAAGATCAAAGAGGAGAAAGTTGACGCAGTGACTACTGCAGTTTACAAAGTTAACCTGCATTGCCGGCAATGCGCTCGGGAGATCCAGAAGCCTCTCCTGAGAGCCCAGG GGATTCACAAAGTGGATGCCGACATCGAGGCTGGTGAAATTAGGGTTAAAGGTTTGATCCAtacaaagaaaattcaagaaagaaTCGAGAAACTGAGTAAGAAAAAGGTTGAGATAGTGTCACCACAGGCCAAGATCAAGGACAGTGTTGCAACAGAAAAGACAGTGAAGGTTAACACCAAAGAA ATTGTGCGTACAACTACGATAAAGGTTCATATGCACTGTGAGAAATGTGAGCATGACCTTCGAAGGAAGCTACTAAGGCGTACAG ATATTTACAGTGTTAAAACCGACATGAAAGCGCAGAAACTTACAGTTGAAGGGACTGTCGAGTCTGATAAATTAATAGGATACATCAGAAAGAAGGTGCACAAACATGCAGAGATTATAGCCCCAAAACctgagaaagaggaagaaaagaaggaagatGTCAAAGTAGAACAAATATCCATCACAACAACACAGACGGTAGAATTCATGGAAGACAAGAGCACCAAGGTGGATAATGTTCCATACTTTATTCATTGTGCCTATGATCCTGAGTTGTTTAGTGATGAAAATCCAAATGCTTGTTGCATATTGTAA
- the LOC100258590 gene encoding late embryogenesis abundant protein 6, protein MQAVKEKLNEMSTMRKAKADARAEEKAEKELAKARVEVAKEVRKAKEAEAAMDLHVAKAEERAHQELVKHAQEQS, encoded by the exons ATGCAGGCTGTGAaggaaaaattgaatgagatGAGCACAATGCGCAAGGCCAAGGCAGATGCTAGGGCTGAGGAGAAG GCAGAGAAGGAGTTGGCCAAAGCTAGAGTAGAGGTAGCTAAAGAGGTTAGAAAGGCAAAAGAGGCTGAAGCAGCCATGGACCTGCATGTGGCCAAAGCTGAAGAAAGGGCTCATCAGGAGTTGGTTAAGCATGCCCAGGAACAGTCATGA